The Limnochorda sp. LNt genome includes a region encoding these proteins:
- a CDS encoding alpha/beta hydrolase, with protein MTCTMEETPVCFTSEGEQIIGVLHRPPASERTELPVVVMCHGFTGHKVESHRIFVKTARALARRGVAALRFDFRGSGDSAGEFDEMTVEGEVRDALAAMAYVRRQVGGPVALLGMSLGGMVATLAAQRDGDVAALVLWAAVARPERLARRIGFGGPEGVWPPEWEGRYDLGGHLVSQAFVHDLIRHDPLAAARTYPGPVLVLHGRRDETVPPDDAEAYLAAFSGTDRTLRWIEGADHTFNRTSWEREVIEATVAWLAARLAARP; from the coding sequence ATGACGTGCACGATGGAGGAGACGCCTGTCTGCTTCACGTCGGAGGGAGAGCAGATCATCGGGGTGCTGCATCGACCACCGGCATCCGAGCGCACGGAGCTGCCGGTGGTCGTGATGTGCCACGGGTTCACCGGCCACAAGGTGGAGAGCCATCGCATCTTCGTCAAGACGGCGCGAGCACTGGCGCGCCGGGGCGTGGCCGCCTTGCGCTTCGACTTCCGGGGGTCGGGCGACTCGGCTGGCGAGTTCGACGAGATGACGGTGGAGGGCGAGGTGCGCGATGCGCTGGCCGCCATGGCCTACGTCCGCCGGCAGGTAGGAGGGCCCGTGGCGCTGCTGGGGATGAGCCTGGGGGGCATGGTCGCCACGCTGGCGGCGCAGCGCGACGGCGATGTGGCCGCTTTGGTGCTGTGGGCGGCCGTCGCCCGACCGGAGCGCCTCGCTCGGCGGATCGGCTTCGGTGGCCCCGAGGGGGTGTGGCCCCCGGAGTGGGAAGGTCGCTACGACCTCGGCGGGCACCTGGTGAGCCAGGCCTTCGTCCATGACCTCATCCGACACGACCCGCTCGCCGCCGCCCGCACGTATCCCGGTCCGGTGCTCGTCCTGCACGGCCGCCGGGACGAGACGGTCCCGCCCGATGACGCCGAAGCGTACCTGGCCGCGTTTTCGGGGACCGACCGGACCCTTCGGTGGATCGAGGGGGCCGACCACACCTTCAACCGTACCTCCTGGGAGCGGGAGGTCATCGAGGCCACCGTCGCCTGGCTCGCTGCCAGACTGGCGGCGAGGCCATGA
- a CDS encoding ABC transporter substrate-binding protein produces the protein MALTVWVMPAGAGTKIVVGAFPNLDAAIKAVLPAFEQAHPDIAVELQVLGYEDYHNALLTALAAGSGAPDVAALEIGYVARYVARGGLTDLTQAPFHVRELTPLWVPYAVGQVTTTDGRIVAVPTDIAPGTLFYRRDILADAGADIQSVVTWDDLLALGRKVTRDLNGDGRADVFLVGDAATVARAMFRGDIPEGEGVYFDRNGRPVVTSERFVKALTLAQRIRREGLDAQIGAWSNEWYEAFRRGTVAIEISGAWFGGHLADYIAPETAGKWGVTNLPEGMYVSWGGSFYAIPEQSRNKEAAWTFIRFLTTRLDSQLTAFRAINAFPALMEAWDDPVFDEPVPFLGGQRARRLWAETASKIQVAVVDPGDAVAEELVNAAISQVLNEDRDVRSALEEAQQLILRRLRR, from the coding sequence GTGGCCTTGACGGTCTGGGTCATGCCGGCAGGAGCCGGCACCAAGATCGTGGTCGGGGCCTTCCCCAACCTGGACGCGGCCATCAAGGCCGTCCTGCCGGCGTTCGAGCAGGCGCATCCCGACATCGCGGTAGAGTTGCAGGTCTTGGGCTACGAGGATTACCACAACGCCCTGCTGACGGCCCTGGCGGCCGGATCGGGGGCCCCCGACGTCGCGGCGCTCGAGATCGGCTACGTGGCCAGGTACGTTGCCAGGGGCGGGCTCACGGACCTCACCCAGGCTCCTTTCCACGTCCGGGAGCTGACGCCGCTGTGGGTGCCCTATGCGGTGGGGCAGGTGACCACCACGGACGGTCGGATCGTCGCGGTGCCCACCGACATCGCCCCGGGGACACTCTTCTACCGGCGAGACATCCTGGCCGACGCCGGGGCGGACATCCAGTCCGTGGTCACCTGGGACGACCTGCTCGCCCTGGGGCGCAAGGTGACCCGAGACCTCAACGGCGACGGGCGCGCGGACGTCTTCCTGGTCGGTGACGCAGCTACCGTGGCCCGCGCCATGTTCCGGGGCGACATCCCGGAGGGAGAGGGCGTCTACTTCGACCGCAACGGACGGCCCGTCGTCACCTCTGAGCGCTTCGTCAAGGCCCTGACGCTGGCCCAGCGCATCCGCCGGGAGGGCCTGGACGCCCAGATCGGCGCTTGGAGCAACGAGTGGTACGAGGCGTTTCGCCGGGGGACGGTGGCCATCGAGATCTCGGGCGCGTGGTTCGGTGGTCACCTGGCCGACTACATCGCCCCCGAGACGGCGGGCAAGTGGGGCGTCACCAACCTGCCCGAGGGCATGTACGTGAGCTGGGGCGGCTCCTTCTATGCCATCCCCGAGCAGTCGAGAAACAAGGAGGCGGCCTGGACCTTCATCCGCTTCTTGACCACCCGGCTCGACAGCCAGTTGACGGCCTTCCGCGCCATCAACGCCTTCCCCGCCCTCATGGAGGCGTGGGACGATCCCGTCTTCGACGAGCCGGTGCCCTTCCTGGGCGGCCAGCGGGCGCGGCGCCTCTGGGCCGAGACCGCGTCGAAGATCCAGGTCGCCGTGGTGGACCCGGGCGACGCGGTGGCCGAGGAGTTGGTGAACGCAGCCATCTCCCAGGTGCTCAACGAGGACCGCGACGTGCGGTCGGCACTGGAGGAGGCTCAGCAGCTGATCCTCCGGCGGCTGCGGCGCTGA